One Myxococcus stipitatus DNA segment encodes these proteins:
- the rpoZ gene encoding DNA-directed RNA polymerase subunit omega — MARVTVEDCLPLVDNRFALVLLAAKRARQLMAGARPIIEQSKNKPPVLSLREVATGHVKFDRDVREALSGKYAGEAPGK, encoded by the coding sequence ATGGCTCGCGTCACAGTCGAAGACTGCCTCCCCCTGGTCGACAACCGGTTCGCGCTGGTGCTGCTCGCGGCGAAGCGCGCTCGCCAGCTGATGGCCGGCGCCCGCCCCATCATCGAGCAGTCCAAGAACAAGCCCCCCGTGCTCTCGCTGCGTGAGGTGGCCACCGGCCACGTGAAGTTCGATCGCGACGTGCGCGAGGCGCTGTCCGGCAAGTACGCCGGCGAGGCCCCCGGCAAGTAG
- a CDS encoding metallophosphoesterase family protein — translation MAAVGDLHCREDHHGRFRHLVKQVNATADLLVLCGDLTDRGMLEEGRVLAEELSALRVPCAAVLGNHDYEHGQVKEICGELAKVGVHILDGDHFIFEKVLGIAGVKGFGGGYGNATLQAFGESQTKGFVQEAVTESLKLEAALSHLDTPRKIIIMHYAPIPETLEGENIEIRPFLGTSRLAMPIDHYGAEAVFHGHAHHGALHGKTKSGIPVFNVAMPLLARHTPDQRYVLMEV, via the coding sequence TTGGCGGCAGTCGGTGACCTGCACTGCCGCGAGGACCACCACGGTCGCTTCCGGCACCTCGTCAAGCAGGTGAACGCCACCGCGGACCTCCTGGTGCTGTGTGGCGACCTCACGGACCGGGGCATGCTGGAGGAGGGGCGGGTGCTCGCGGAGGAGCTGTCCGCGCTGCGGGTGCCGTGCGCGGCGGTGCTCGGCAACCACGACTACGAGCACGGCCAGGTGAAGGAGATCTGCGGCGAGCTGGCCAAGGTGGGCGTCCACATCCTCGACGGGGACCACTTCATCTTCGAGAAGGTGCTGGGCATCGCGGGGGTCAAGGGCTTCGGCGGGGGCTATGGCAACGCCACGCTCCAGGCGTTCGGCGAGTCGCAGACGAAGGGCTTCGTGCAGGAGGCCGTGACGGAGTCGCTCAAGCTGGAGGCGGCGCTGAGCCACCTCGACACGCCGAGGAAGATCATCATCATGCACTACGCCCCCATCCCGGAGACGCTGGAGGGGGAGAACATCGAGATACGCCCCTTCCTCGGCACCAGCCGCCTGGCGATGCCCATCGACCACTATGGCGCGGAGGCCGTCTTCCACGGCCACGCGCACCACGGCGCGCTCCACGGCAAGACGAAGAGTGGCATCCCCGTCTTCAACGTCGCCATGCCGCTGCTCGCGCGGCATACGCCGGACCAGCGCTACGTGTTGATGGAGGTGTAG
- a CDS encoding DoxX family protein, with protein sequence MVKDILRYVLGLFMVAAGINHFVNPRLYVRMMPAWLPWHGPLVFWSGVAEVALGVGLLVPATRVWAAWGLIALFVAVFPANLEMARQPERFRKVPRWALWLRLPLQVVLILWAGWYT encoded by the coding sequence ATGGTGAAGGACATCCTGAGGTACGTCCTCGGCCTCTTCATGGTGGCCGCGGGCATCAACCACTTCGTGAACCCGCGCCTCTACGTCCGGATGATGCCGGCCTGGCTCCCCTGGCATGGGCCGCTGGTGTTCTGGAGCGGCGTCGCGGAGGTGGCGCTGGGCGTGGGGCTGCTGGTGCCCGCGACGCGCGTGTGGGCGGCATGGGGCCTCATCGCCCTGTTCGTGGCCGTCTTCCCCGCGAACCTGGAGATGGCGCGCCAGCCGGAGCGCTTCCGGAAGGTTCCCCGGTGGGCCCTCTGGCTGCGGCTGCCCCTCCAGGTGGTGCTGATCCTCTGGGCGGGGTGGTACACGTAG
- a CDS encoding AmpG family muropeptide MFS transporter — translation MSEAAKSGERAERPGTWASLARAMTSWRTAAVTLLSFSSGLPLGLVWIAIPDWLRSIGVDIRVVGLVTLAQAPWTFKFLWSPLMDRYVPPFWGRRRGWMAVAQVALFATTLALAGVGEHPEAAWVVGALAMAVAFAAATQDIAIDAYAVEVLRKDEQGVAVGARVALYRAAMFIAGSAAITLAGRVSWKAVVIGLAVLFLPMLIITRFAPEPDEKPIPPKSLKDAVWYPFVGFLSRHRALEILAFVFLYKLADNLGGTLLRPFLVDMGYSDVDRGVALGTLGLVGTIAGTLIGGAWTTVLGLGRALWVFGVIQIVSNVGYVLVARAGEPNVWLMYGAIGFEQLTQGLGTGAFSVLLMRLTQKRFSATQFALLSSLFSIPRVLAGPIAGFMVYSIGWEAFFWFTMVGGIPGLLLLARFVPLGVRDPNFDVQGRPTASPVSRAMLWGSATFAAVVGMGVGAATSALLTALQNFRKAPAQGFDYGTPFAQLFQPTSVTDWVTLGSIVVLGLVVGMLTAAVLAARSGAFYLPEQEAPPASSPAGS, via the coding sequence ATGAGCGAAGCGGCGAAGAGCGGGGAGCGGGCGGAGCGTCCCGGGACATGGGCCAGCCTGGCCAGGGCGATGACGTCCTGGCGCACGGCCGCCGTGACGCTGCTGTCGTTCTCCTCCGGTCTGCCGCTGGGCCTGGTGTGGATCGCCATTCCCGACTGGCTGCGCAGCATCGGCGTGGACATCCGCGTGGTGGGCCTCGTCACGCTGGCGCAGGCGCCGTGGACGTTCAAGTTCCTCTGGTCGCCGCTGATGGACCGCTACGTGCCGCCCTTCTGGGGGCGGCGGCGGGGGTGGATGGCGGTGGCGCAGGTGGCGCTCTTCGCCACCACGCTCGCGCTGGCGGGCGTGGGCGAGCACCCGGAGGCCGCGTGGGTGGTGGGCGCGCTCGCCATGGCGGTGGCCTTCGCGGCGGCGACACAGGACATCGCCATCGACGCCTACGCGGTGGAGGTGCTGCGCAAGGACGAGCAAGGCGTGGCGGTGGGCGCGCGCGTGGCGCTGTACCGCGCGGCCATGTTCATCGCGGGTTCGGCGGCCATCACCCTGGCGGGCCGCGTGTCGTGGAAGGCGGTGGTCATCGGGCTGGCGGTGCTGTTCCTGCCCATGCTCATCATCACCCGCTTCGCGCCCGAACCGGACGAGAAGCCGATTCCCCCGAAGTCGCTGAAGGACGCCGTCTGGTATCCGTTCGTGGGCTTCCTGTCGCGCCACCGCGCCCTCGAAATCCTCGCCTTCGTCTTCCTCTACAAGCTGGCGGACAACCTCGGCGGCACCCTGCTGCGCCCGTTCCTGGTGGACATGGGCTACAGCGACGTGGACCGGGGCGTGGCGCTGGGGACGCTCGGCCTCGTGGGCACCATCGCGGGGACGCTCATCGGCGGGGCGTGGACGACGGTGCTGGGCCTGGGCCGCGCGCTGTGGGTGTTCGGCGTCATCCAGATCGTCTCCAACGTGGGCTATGTGCTGGTGGCGCGCGCCGGGGAGCCCAACGTGTGGCTGATGTACGGGGCCATCGGCTTCGAGCAGCTGACGCAGGGGCTGGGCACCGGGGCGTTCTCCGTGCTGCTGATGCGGCTGACGCAGAAGCGCTTCTCCGCCACCCAGTTCGCGCTGCTCTCCAGCCTCTTCTCCATCCCGCGCGTGCTGGCCGGGCCCATCGCCGGCTTCATGGTGTACTCCATCGGCTGGGAGGCCTTCTTCTGGTTCACCATGGTGGGCGGCATCCCCGGGCTGCTGCTGCTCGCGCGCTTCGTGCCGCTGGGCGTGCGCGACCCGAACTTCGACGTGCAGGGCCGACCGACGGCGAGCCCCGTCAGCCGCGCCATGTTGTGGGGCAGCGCCACCTTCGCGGCGGTGGTGGGCATGGGCGTGGGCGCGGCGACGTCCGCGTTGCTCACCGCGCTGCAGAACTTCCGCAAGGCGCCCGCCCAGGGCTTCGACTACGGCACGCCCTTCGCCCAGCTGTTCCAGCCGACCTCCGTCACGGACTGGGTGACGCTGGGCAGCATCGTCGTCCTCGGGCTCGTGGTGGGCATGCTCACCGCGGCCGTGCTCGCCGCGCGCTCCGGGGCCTTCTACCTGCCCGAGCAGGAGGCGCCCCCGGCCTCCAGCCCCGCCGGTTCGTAG
- a CDS encoding nucleotidyltransferase, protein MEKRHPNHPGEMGTDASLAERARTADEINARARAVGLLRDAGVPFVVGGAYAYATYTGIYRDTKDLDLFPRKADALRALEVLEKDGWRTERTDEVWLYKAFKGDYFVDFIFSSGNGVAAVDDEWFSHAKTATVFGHECLVAPAEEMIWSKAFVIERERYDGADVNHLILKAGPVMDWERLLRRFDRYWEVLLSHLMLFRFTYPSERDIVPDWVMAELMRRTLDSIREGHWEEKLCRGNLVSKVNYHVDIHHWGFQDGRAWDENERQQGGDGGARPGLENSVGGSR, encoded by the coding sequence ATGGAAAAACGACACCCCAACCATCCCGGGGAGATGGGCACGGACGCGTCGCTCGCGGAACGCGCGCGCACCGCGGATGAAATCAACGCCCGCGCCAGGGCCGTGGGGCTGTTGCGCGACGCGGGGGTGCCCTTCGTGGTGGGGGGGGCGTATGCCTACGCCACCTATACCGGCATCTACCGGGACACGAAGGACCTGGACCTGTTCCCTCGCAAGGCGGACGCCCTGCGCGCGTTGGAGGTCCTGGAGAAGGACGGCTGGCGCACCGAGCGCACCGACGAGGTGTGGCTCTACAAGGCCTTCAAGGGCGACTACTTCGTGGACTTCATCTTCTCGTCCGGCAACGGCGTGGCCGCCGTGGACGACGAATGGTTCAGCCACGCGAAGACGGCCACCGTCTTCGGCCACGAGTGCCTGGTGGCCCCCGCGGAGGAGATGATCTGGTCCAAGGCGTTCGTCATCGAGCGCGAGCGCTACGACGGCGCGGACGTCAACCACCTCATCCTCAAGGCGGGCCCCGTCATGGACTGGGAGCGGCTGTTGCGCCGCTTCGACCGGTACTGGGAGGTGCTGCTCAGCCACCTGATGCTGTTCCGGTTCACCTACCCGTCGGAGCGGGACATCGTCCCGGACTGGGTGATGGCGGAGCTGATGCGCCGCACGCTGGACAGCATCCGCGAGGGACATTGGGAGGAGAAGCTGTGCCGGGGCAACCTCGTCTCCAAGGTGAACTACCACGTGGACATCCACCACTGGGGGTTCCAGGACGGGCGGGCCTGGGACGAGAACGAACGACAGCAGGGGGGGGACGGTGGCGCGCGACCCGGGCTCGAAAATTCGGTTGGCGGCAGTCGGTGA
- the pgm gene encoding phosphoglucomutase (alpha-D-glucose-1,6-bisphosphate-dependent), which translates to MAHPLAGKLPPEDLLIDPEKLRARYYAEKPDVDVPEQRVAFGTSGHRGSSARTSFNEAHILAVTQAVCEYRQKQGIDGPLFLGMDTHALSAPAQRTALEVLAANGVQVRFTDGYVPTPVISHAILTYNRGRSAGLADGIVITPSHNPPEDGGIKYNPPNGGPADTNITAGVEKRANALLGVDNAGVQRIPYERARTAPTVKPHDFITPYVEDLGSVVDMEALRGAKLRIGADPLGGSNVAYWEPIATRYGLDLRVVNPTVDPTFRFMPVDHDGKIRMDCSSPYAMANLVRLKDQYDLAFGNDADSDRHGIVTRSMGLMNPNHYLAVAIAYLFQNRPGWRPGTAVGKTLVSSGLIDRVAKDLGRRVVEVPVGFKWFVEGLLDGSLGFGGEESAGASFLRRDGTTWTTDKDGMILDLLAVEILARTGKDPGEHYRELAARFGTPYYARIDQAATPAQKSVLKKLSPDAVKATTLAGEPILQRLTRAPGNDAEIGGLKVVAENGWFAARPSGTEDVYKIYAESFRDEAHLQAILEEARAIVDAAFAAA; encoded by the coding sequence ATGGCCCATCCCCTCGCTGGAAAGCTCCCGCCGGAAGATCTCCTCATCGACCCCGAGAAGCTGCGCGCCCGCTACTACGCGGAGAAGCCCGACGTGGACGTGCCCGAGCAGCGCGTCGCCTTCGGCACGTCGGGCCACCGGGGCTCGTCCGCGCGCACCAGCTTCAACGAGGCGCACATCCTCGCGGTGACACAGGCCGTCTGTGAGTACCGCCAGAAGCAGGGCATCGACGGGCCGCTCTTCCTGGGCATGGACACCCACGCGCTGTCGGCGCCCGCCCAGCGGACGGCGCTGGAGGTGCTGGCGGCCAACGGCGTGCAGGTGCGCTTCACCGACGGCTACGTGCCCACGCCCGTCATCTCCCACGCCATCCTCACGTACAACCGGGGCCGCTCGGCGGGGCTGGCGGACGGCATCGTCATCACCCCGTCGCACAACCCGCCCGAGGACGGCGGCATCAAGTACAACCCGCCCAACGGAGGCCCCGCGGACACGAACATCACCGCGGGCGTCGAGAAGCGCGCCAACGCCCTGCTCGGCGTGGACAACGCCGGCGTCCAGCGCATCCCCTACGAGCGGGCGCGCACCGCGCCCACCGTGAAGCCCCACGACTTCATCACTCCATACGTCGAGGACCTGGGGTCCGTGGTGGACATGGAGGCGCTGCGTGGCGCGAAGCTGCGCATCGGCGCGGATCCGCTCGGCGGCTCCAACGTCGCGTACTGGGAGCCCATCGCCACGCGCTACGGCCTGGACCTGCGGGTGGTGAACCCGACGGTGGACCCGACGTTCCGGTTCATGCCGGTGGACCACGACGGGAAGATCCGCATGGACTGCTCGTCGCCCTACGCCATGGCGAACCTGGTGCGACTCAAGGACCAGTACGACCTCGCCTTCGGCAACGACGCGGATTCGGACCGGCACGGCATCGTCACGCGCTCGATGGGGCTGATGAACCCCAACCACTACCTCGCGGTGGCCATCGCCTATCTGTTCCAGAACCGCCCGGGCTGGCGGCCGGGCACGGCGGTGGGCAAGACGCTGGTGAGCAGCGGCCTCATCGACCGCGTGGCGAAGGACCTGGGTCGCCGCGTGGTGGAGGTGCCCGTGGGCTTCAAGTGGTTCGTGGAGGGACTGCTGGACGGCTCGCTCGGCTTCGGCGGCGAGGAGAGCGCGGGCGCGTCCTTCCTGCGCCGCGACGGCACCACGTGGACCACGGACAAGGACGGGATGATCCTCGACCTGCTCGCGGTGGAGATCCTCGCGCGCACCGGCAAGGACCCGGGCGAGCACTACCGCGAGCTGGCGGCGCGCTTCGGCACGCCGTACTACGCGCGCATCGACCAGGCCGCCACGCCCGCCCAGAAGTCCGTGCTGAAGAAGCTGTCGCCGGACGCGGTGAAGGCCACCACGCTGGCCGGCGAGCCCATCCTCCAGCGCCTCACCCGCGCCCCCGGCAACGACGCGGAGATCGGCGGGCTCAAGGTCGTGGCGGAGAACGGCTGGTTCGCGGCCCGCCCCTCCGGCACCGAGGACGTCTACAAAATCTACGCGGAGAGCTTCCGCGACGAGGCCCACCTCCAGGCCATCCTGGAGGAGGCTCGCGCCATCGTCGACGCCGCGTTCGCCGCCGCCTGA
- a CDS encoding Rieske (2Fe-2S) protein: protein MSLLSRKRIWQTPPDVTLCPVSSLEDPGARNIVLQIEDAYFHGFLVRQGERVLGYVDRCPHAGLPLARQLDQYLSPDKRHIVCSWHGAMFQPQDGRCVGGPCNGASLTVWPVKVEDGMVVTA from the coding sequence TTGAGCCTGCTGTCCCGCAAGCGCATCTGGCAGACGCCTCCGGACGTGACGCTGTGCCCCGTGAGCAGCCTGGAGGACCCGGGCGCTCGCAACATCGTGTTGCAGATCGAGGACGCCTACTTCCACGGCTTCCTCGTGCGCCAGGGTGAGCGCGTGCTGGGCTACGTGGACCGGTGCCCGCACGCGGGCCTGCCCCTGGCGCGACAGCTCGACCAGTACCTGTCTCCCGACAAGCGGCACATCGTCTGCTCGTGGCACGGCGCCATGTTCCAACCCCAGGACGGGCGCTGCGTCGGCGGGCCCTGCAACGGCGCGTCGCTCACCGTCTGGCCCGTCAAGGTCGAGGACGGCATGGTCGTCACCGCGTGA
- the hmgA gene encoding homogentisate 1,2-dioxygenase: MTPKSGLRQAPGDYLSGFGNEFATEAVPGALPQGQNSPQRAPFGLYAEQLSGTAFTVPRRESRRSWLYRLRPSANHPPFTAHPQGLVRGGPFDEAPVTPNRMRWSPQPRPMEPTDFVEGLVTFAGNGDASTGSGIGIHLYAANRSMKDKVFYDADGELLIVPQAGRLTLVTELGVLDLKPGEVGVVPRGVRFRAELPDGPVAGYVCENRGAHFRLPDLGPIGSNGLANPRDFLTPVAAFEDVDRPTLVVQKFQGALWSSNFDHSPLDVVAWHGNLAPYKYDLGRFNTLGTVSYDHPDPSIFTVLTSPSEVPGVANCDFVIFPPRWMVAENTFRPPWFHRNVMSEFMGLVHGVYDAKAGGFAPGGASLHNCMSGHGPDKASYEQAVKVDLKPHKIQDTLAFMFESRWVIRPTRHALESPTMQLDYDDCWAGFEKARLP; this comes from the coding sequence GTGACTCCGAAGAGTGGGCTGAGGCAGGCGCCCGGCGACTACCTCTCCGGCTTCGGCAACGAGTTCGCCACGGAGGCCGTCCCGGGCGCGCTGCCCCAGGGGCAGAACTCCCCGCAGCGGGCGCCGTTCGGCCTGTACGCGGAGCAGCTCTCCGGCACGGCCTTCACCGTGCCGCGGCGTGAGAGCCGGCGCTCCTGGCTGTACCGGCTGCGTCCGAGCGCCAACCACCCGCCCTTCACCGCCCACCCGCAGGGGCTGGTGCGGGGTGGCCCGTTCGACGAGGCGCCGGTGACGCCCAACCGGATGCGCTGGAGCCCGCAGCCGCGTCCCATGGAGCCCACGGACTTCGTCGAGGGCCTCGTCACGTTCGCCGGCAACGGCGACGCGTCCACCGGTTCGGGCATCGGCATCCACCTGTACGCCGCCAACCGGTCGATGAAGGACAAGGTCTTCTACGACGCGGACGGGGAGCTGCTCATCGTTCCCCAGGCCGGTCGGCTCACGCTCGTCACGGAGCTGGGCGTGCTGGACCTGAAGCCCGGCGAGGTGGGCGTGGTGCCGCGCGGCGTGCGCTTCCGCGCCGAGCTGCCCGACGGGCCGGTGGCCGGCTACGTCTGCGAGAACCGGGGTGCGCACTTCCGGCTGCCGGACCTGGGGCCCATCGGGTCCAATGGGCTGGCCAACCCTCGCGACTTCCTGACGCCGGTGGCCGCGTTCGAGGACGTGGACCGGCCCACGCTGGTGGTGCAGAAGTTCCAGGGCGCGCTGTGGTCGTCGAACTTCGACCACTCGCCGCTCGACGTGGTGGCGTGGCACGGCAACCTGGCCCCGTACAAGTACGACCTGGGGCGGTTCAACACCCTCGGCACGGTGAGCTACGACCACCCGGACCCGTCCATCTTCACGGTGCTCACCTCGCCCAGCGAGGTGCCCGGTGTGGCCAACTGCGACTTCGTCATCTTCCCGCCCCGGTGGATGGTGGCGGAGAACACCTTCCGGCCGCCCTGGTTCCACCGCAACGTGATGAGCGAGTTCATGGGCCTGGTGCATGGCGTGTACGACGCCAAGGCCGGCGGCTTCGCGCCGGGCGGCGCGTCGCTGCACAACTGCATGAGCGGCCACGGCCCCGACAAGGCCAGCTACGAGCAGGCCGTGAAGGTGGACCTCAAGCCGCACAAGATTCAAGACACGCTCGCCTTCATGTTCGAGTCACGCTGGGTCATCCGCCCCACGCGTCACGCGCTGGAGTCGCCGACGATGCAGCTCGACTACGACGACTGCTGGGCCGGCTTCGAGAAGGCCAGGTTGCCTTGA
- a CDS encoding caspase family protein — translation MTPPALQRWLVLVLLLAASLSHANTLRRFALVAGNDEGGDETRPLRFARDDARKMHALLGRLGGVAPSDAKLLLDASSKDFLAALTELEARSREAQARGERTALLVYYSGHAKDGALRLGGSRLGFEDLKRRLAAAPADIRIAILDSCRSGALTRTKGARRAPAFEIESGASRDARGLVILTSSAADEDSQESDALGGSYFSHHLASGLLGDADRSGDGRVTLFEAYSHAYARTVADTAASSGGAQHPTFSYDLAGNGDLVLTDLRASSEGLVVPGVAPAGLYYFVDPAGLVVAELDKTPDVERRVALAPGTYRVKRRLGDRLRIGEVEVARGRQAVLEESRLRDAPFSDDPVKGVAPGGGSWWTVGLSGAVQSFFDAPTRESLFLSVGLLGAEAQLHDYFRRDWVWGVDVAVGGKQAVLALPTLSGPAYRYAVTSLGTTLLTEWPHGRVAPFVGVRMAYLVMRRDFADAELPDQRYAMFSPGVVGGLRWQPLRHLHLTGRARLHYLLYTVDEQRSLGFWELGLLVTYQP, via the coding sequence ATGACGCCTCCCGCCCTCCAGCGCTGGCTCGTCCTGGTCCTGCTCCTCGCGGCCTCGCTGTCACACGCGAACACGCTCCGCCGCTTCGCGCTCGTCGCCGGCAACGACGAGGGAGGCGACGAGACGCGTCCCCTGCGCTTCGCGCGAGACGATGCCCGCAAGATGCACGCGCTCCTGGGGAGACTGGGCGGCGTGGCGCCGTCCGACGCGAAGCTGCTGCTCGATGCGTCGTCGAAGGACTTCCTCGCCGCGTTGACGGAGCTGGAGGCCCGGTCGAGGGAGGCCCAGGCGCGGGGCGAGCGCACGGCGCTGCTCGTCTACTACTCCGGTCACGCGAAGGACGGGGCGCTGCGGCTGGGCGGCTCGCGGCTGGGGTTCGAGGACCTCAAGCGCAGGCTGGCCGCCGCGCCCGCGGACATCCGCATCGCCATCCTGGACTCCTGCCGCTCCGGCGCGCTGACGCGGACCAAGGGCGCGCGCCGGGCCCCGGCGTTCGAAATCGAATCCGGCGCGTCGCGCGACGCGCGGGGGCTGGTCATCCTCACCTCGAGCGCGGCGGACGAGGATTCGCAGGAGTCGGACGCGCTGGGCGGCAGCTATTTCTCGCACCACCTGGCCAGCGGACTGCTGGGCGACGCGGACCGCAGCGGGGACGGGCGCGTGACGCTGTTCGAGGCGTATTCGCATGCCTACGCGCGCACGGTGGCGGACACGGCGGCCAGCAGCGGCGGCGCGCAGCACCCCACGTTCAGCTACGACCTGGCGGGCAACGGGGACCTGGTGCTGACGGACCTGCGCGCCAGCAGCGAGGGCCTGGTGGTACCGGGCGTCGCGCCGGCGGGCCTGTACTACTTCGTGGACCCCGCGGGCCTGGTGGTGGCGGAGCTGGACAAGACGCCGGACGTGGAGCGCCGGGTGGCGCTGGCGCCGGGCACCTACCGCGTGAAGCGACGGCTGGGGGACCGGCTGCGCATCGGCGAGGTGGAGGTGGCGCGCGGGCGGCAGGCGGTGCTGGAGGAGTCGCGCCTGCGCGACGCGCCCTTCTCGGACGACCCGGTGAAGGGCGTGGCCCCGGGCGGTGGCTCGTGGTGGACGGTGGGCCTGTCCGGCGCGGTGCAGTCCTTCTTCGACGCGCCCACGCGTGAGTCGCTGTTCCTGTCGGTGGGGCTGCTGGGCGCGGAGGCGCAGCTGCACGACTACTTCCGCCGCGACTGGGTCTGGGGCGTGGACGTGGCGGTGGGCGGCAAGCAGGCGGTGCTCGCGCTGCCCACGTTGTCGGGGCCGGCGTACCGGTACGCGGTGACGAGCCTGGGCACGACGCTGCTCACCGAGTGGCCCCACGGGCGGGTCGCGCCCTTCGTCGGCGTGCGCATGGCGTACCTCGTGATGCGGCGCGACTTCGCGGACGCGGAGCTGCCCGACCAACGGTACGCCATGTTCTCCCCGGGCGTGGTGGGCGGCCTGCGCTGGCAGCCCCTGCGACACCTGCACCTGACGGGGCGGGCCCGGCTGCACTACCTCCTCTACACCGTGGACGAGCAGCGCTCCCTGGGCTTCTGGGAGCTGGGCCTGCTCGTCACCTACCAGCCATGA
- a CDS encoding zf-HC2 domain-containing protein, with protein sequence MSAHESEWTLRRLRVGELTASDAARVRAHVAECPACGATLRALEEEQAGFEAALSFDDFEAGVRRAERRQRAARPAAARRWLPPVVALAASVLVVALVRPMLSQGSGWDRSKGSDALVELRVGGGPGPQREARVDVPEALDHGERVMLGYRAGTHRFVAAVSVDAIGEVTPLHPEAGQSAPVEPGDAMHWLPGSWEFTGSGAERVVVVLSDEPLAVDTLVEAARRAFMSVNGDLERLPTLAVPGEQTHWVLLKP encoded by the coding sequence ATGAGCGCGCACGAGTCGGAGTGGACGTTGCGCCGCCTGCGCGTCGGGGAGCTCACCGCCTCCGACGCCGCGCGTGTCCGGGCCCACGTGGCCGAATGCCCGGCGTGTGGCGCCACGCTGCGGGCCCTCGAAGAGGAGCAGGCGGGGTTCGAGGCCGCCCTCTCGTTCGACGACTTCGAGGCGGGCGTGCGACGCGCCGAGCGCCGACAGCGCGCCGCGAGGCCCGCCGCGGCCCGGCGCTGGCTGCCCCCGGTGGTCGCGCTGGCGGCCTCCGTGCTGGTGGTGGCGCTGGTGCGCCCCATGCTGTCGCAGGGCTCGGGCTGGGACCGGAGCAAGGGCAGCGACGCGCTGGTGGAGCTGCGCGTCGGTGGAGGTCCTGGCCCCCAGCGCGAGGCCCGCGTGGACGTGCCGGAGGCGCTGGACCACGGAGAGCGGGTGATGCTCGGCTATCGAGCCGGCACGCACCGCTTCGTCGCGGCGGTGTCCGTGGACGCCATCGGCGAGGTGACGCCGCTGCACCCCGAGGCCGGGCAGAGCGCGCCCGTGGAGCCGGGCGACGCGATGCACTGGCTGCCGGGGAGCTGGGAGTTCACCGGCTCCGGCGCCGAGCGCGTGGTGGTGGTGCTCAGCGACGAGCCGCTCGCCGTGGACACGCTCGTGGAGGCCGCCCGCCGGGCGTTCATGTCCGTGAACGGGGACCTGGAGCGACTGCCGACGCTGGCCGTTCCGGGCGAACAGACGCACTGGGTGCTGCTCAAGCCATGA
- a CDS encoding RNA polymerase sigma factor: MTGTSQPALRVIQGGPQGDRRDLLRELYTKYGGSVLGRCRYLLKDAAKAEDAMHDVFARALTHVEDFRSDASPLTWLMKIATHHCLNLLRSEQAAWRRWFERDAAARPEAHGGQGEMETRDLVRRLLARVDTETQAAVVHYHVDGMTLEEVAALLGRSVPTIRKRLERFAELGGEELRVR; this comes from the coding sequence GTGACGGGAACGAGTCAGCCGGCCCTCCGGGTCATCCAGGGTGGTCCCCAGGGGGACCGGCGAGACCTCCTGCGCGAGCTGTACACGAAGTATGGCGGCAGTGTCCTGGGGCGCTGCCGCTACCTGCTGAAGGACGCGGCGAAGGCGGAGGACGCGATGCACGATGTCTTCGCGCGCGCCCTCACCCACGTGGAGGACTTCCGGTCGGACGCCTCGCCGTTGACGTGGTTGATGAAGATCGCCACGCACCACTGCCTCAACCTGCTGCGTTCGGAGCAGGCGGCGTGGCGGCGGTGGTTCGAACGGGACGCGGCGGCGAGGCCGGAGGCGCACGGTGGCCAGGGCGAGATGGAGACGCGGGACCTGGTGCGCAGGCTGCTGGCGCGGGTGGACACGGAGACCCAGGCGGCGGTGGTCCACTACCACGTGGATGGGATGACGCTGGAAGAGGTGGCCGCGTTGCTGGGGCGCTCGGTGCCCACCATCCGCAAGCGGCTGGAGCGCTTCGCCGAACTGGGTGGAGAGGAGCTGAGGGTCCGATGA